From Variovorax sp. PMC12, the proteins below share one genomic window:
- a CDS encoding polyhydroxyalkanoate depolymerase: MLYQLYEAQRSLMEPFSDFAQAASKLYGPGAVWGQLPMAQRMAAGYDLLYRLGKDYEKPEFNIKSVKVDGADVVIQEAIALDKPFCELRRFKRFTDEPHILKTLKSQPVVLVVAPLSGHYATLLRDTVRTMLQDHKVYITDWKNARLVPMSEGEFHLDDYINYVQEFIRLLQAEYGNCHVVSVCQPTVPVLAAVSLMASRGEPLPLTMTMMGGPIDARKSPTAVNNLAMNKSFEWFENNVIYRVPQGFPGEGRRVYPGFLQHTGFVAMNPDRHASSHYDYFKDLIKGDDASAEAHRKFYDEYNAVLDMDADYYLETIRTVFQEFDLVNGTWDVKSPDGKVERVRPQDIHGTALLTVEGELDDISGSGQTEAAHSLCTGIDDAKREHYEVKGAGHYGIFSGRRWRELVYPKMQKFIEANDQPQRRASARDALAAEDTVKPVRKSPAPAAVAAKKAPAKTATAVAAKKTAPRKKPGTSAAR; encoded by the coding sequence ATGCTCTATCAACTCTACGAAGCCCAGCGTTCCTTGATGGAGCCTTTCTCGGACTTCGCCCAGGCAGCCTCCAAGCTCTACGGCCCCGGCGCCGTATGGGGCCAGCTGCCCATGGCCCAGCGCATGGCCGCGGGCTACGACCTGCTCTACCGCCTGGGCAAGGACTACGAGAAGCCCGAGTTCAACATCAAGTCGGTGAAGGTCGATGGCGCGGATGTCGTCATCCAGGAAGCCATTGCGCTCGACAAGCCCTTCTGCGAGCTGCGCCGCTTCAAGCGCTTCACCGACGAGCCACACATCCTCAAGACGCTCAAGAGCCAGCCCGTGGTGCTGGTCGTCGCACCGCTGTCGGGCCACTATGCGACCCTGCTGCGCGACACCGTGCGCACCATGCTGCAGGACCACAAGGTCTACATCACCGACTGGAAGAATGCGCGCCTCGTGCCGATGTCGGAAGGCGAGTTCCACCTCGACGACTACATCAACTACGTGCAGGAGTTCATCCGCCTGCTGCAGGCCGAGTACGGCAACTGCCACGTGGTGAGCGTGTGCCAGCCCACCGTGCCCGTGCTCGCTGCCGTGTCGCTCATGGCCAGCCGCGGCGAGCCGCTGCCGCTCACCATGACGATGATGGGCGGCCCCATCGACGCGCGCAAGTCGCCCACGGCGGTCAACAACCTCGCGATGAACAAGAGCTTCGAGTGGTTCGAGAACAACGTGATCTACCGCGTGCCGCAGGGCTTCCCCGGTGAAGGCCGCCGCGTGTACCCCGGCTTCCTGCAGCACACCGGCTTCGTGGCCATGAACCCCGACCGCCACGCCAGCAGCCACTACGACTACTTCAAGGACCTCATCAAGGGCGACGACGCCAGCGCCGAGGCCCACCGCAAGTTCTACGACGAGTACAACGCCGTGCTCGACATGGACGCCGATTACTACCTCGAGACCATCCGCACCGTGTTCCAGGAGTTCGACCTGGTCAACGGCACCTGGGACGTCAAGTCCCCCGACGGCAAGGTGGAGCGCGTGCGCCCGCAGGACATCCACGGCACGGCCCTGCTCACCGTCGAAGGCGAACTCGACGACATCTCCGGCTCGGGCCAGACCGAAGCCGCGCACAGCCTGTGCACCGGCATCGACGACGCGAAGCGCGAGCACTACGAAGTCAAAGGCGCCGGCCACTACGGCATCTTCAGCGGCCGCCGCTGGCGCGAACTGGTCTACCCGAAGATGCAGAAATTCATCGAGGCCAACGACCAGCCGCAGCGCCGCGCGAGCGCCCGCGACGCACTGGCCGCCGAAGACACCGTGAAGCCTGTGCGCAAAAGCCCGGCTCCCGCAGCAGTCGCGGCCAAGAAGGCCCCAGCGAAGACGGCCACGGCCGTCGCCGCCAAGAAGACAGCGCCGCGCAAGAAGCCCGGCACCAGCGCGGCGCGCTGA
- a CDS encoding amino acid aminotransferase, with protein MSMFTAVEMAPRDPILGLNEQFAADTNPNKVNLGVGVYYDDNGKLPLLQCVQAAEQNMMKAPTARGYLPIDGIAAYDNAVKALVFGADSEPVTSGRVATIQAIGGTGGLKVGADFLKKLSPSAKVLISDPSWENHRALFTNAGFEVESYPYYDAAKRGVNFEGMLAALNAAPAGTIVVLHACCHNPTGYDITAAQWDQVVAAVKAKGLVPFLDMAYQGFGYGLKEDGAAVAKFVEAGLTFFVSTSFSKSFSLYGERVGALSVLCENKEEAGRVLSQLKIAIRTNYSNPPTHGGAVVAAVLGNSELRALWEKELGEMRVRIKAMRQKLVDGLKAAGVKEDMSFITTQIGMFSYSGLTKDQMVRLRNEFGVYGTDTGRMCVAALNSKNIDYVCASIAKVI; from the coding sequence ATGTCTATGTTCACCGCGGTCGAAATGGCACCGCGCGACCCGATCCTCGGCCTCAACGAGCAATTTGCAGCCGACACCAACCCCAACAAGGTCAACCTCGGCGTCGGCGTCTATTACGACGACAACGGCAAGCTGCCCCTGCTCCAGTGCGTGCAGGCCGCAGAACAGAACATGATGAAAGCGCCCACCGCGCGCGGCTACCTGCCCATCGACGGCATCGCGGCGTACGACAACGCCGTCAAGGCGCTGGTCTTCGGCGCCGACAGCGAGCCCGTCACCTCGGGCCGCGTGGCCACCATCCAGGCCATCGGCGGCACCGGCGGCCTGAAGGTCGGCGCCGACTTCCTCAAGAAGCTCAGCCCCTCCGCCAAGGTGCTGATCAGCGACCCGAGCTGGGAAAACCACCGCGCGCTGTTCACCAACGCCGGCTTCGAAGTCGAAAGCTACCCCTACTACGACGCGGCCAAGCGCGGCGTCAACTTCGAAGGCATGCTGGCCGCCCTGAACGCGGCCCCGGCCGGCACCATCGTCGTGCTGCACGCCTGCTGCCACAACCCCACCGGCTACGACATCACCGCCGCCCAGTGGGACCAGGTCGTCGCCGCCGTCAAGGCCAAGGGCCTGGTGCCCTTCCTCGACATGGCGTACCAGGGCTTCGGCTACGGCCTGAAGGAAGACGGCGCGGCCGTCGCCAAGTTCGTCGAAGCCGGCCTGACCTTCTTCGTCTCGACCTCTTTCTCCAAGAGCTTCAGCCTGTACGGCGAGCGCGTCGGCGCACTGTCGGTGCTGTGCGAAAACAAGGAAGAAGCCGGCCGCGTGCTGTCGCAGCTCAAGATCGCCATCCGCACCAACTACAGCAACCCGCCCACGCACGGCGGCGCCGTGGTGGCAGCGGTGCTCGGCAACTCCGAGCTGCGCGCCCTGTGGGAAAAGGAACTGGGCGAGATGCGCGTGCGCATCAAGGCCATGCGCCAGAAGCTGGTCGACGGCCTCAAGGCCGCGGGCGTGAAGGAAGACATGAGCTTCATCACCACGCAGATCGGCATGTTCAGCTACTCGGGCCTGACCAAGGACCAGATGGTGCGCCTGCGCAATGAGTTCGGCGTGTACGGCACCGACACCGGCCGCATGTGCGTGGCCGCGCTCAACAGCAAGAACATCGATTACGTCTGCGCGTCGATCGCCAAAGTCATCTAA
- the uvrB gene encoding excinuclease ABC subunit UvrB, whose product MPDNNEAIADLKKVDPIGPAKQGEFIRYPDSPFELFQPYPPAGDQPKAIEGLVEGVIDGEVFQTLLGVTGSGKTFTMANVIARLGRPAIVFAPNKTLAAQLYSEFREFFPKNAVEYFVSYYDYYQPEAYVPQRDLFIEKDSSINEHIEQMRLSATKSVLERRDTVIVATVSAIYGIGTPEDYMEMRLIARVGDKVGQRDLISRLIRMQYLRNEQDFARGTFRVRGDTIDVFPAEHSELAIRFELFDDEIESLQLFDPLTGRVRQKVPRFTVYPSSHYVTPRDKVMAAVETIKIELSERLKELVSAGKLVEAQRLEQRTRFDLEMLAEIGHCKGIENYTRHLSGAAPGDPPATLTDYLPKDALMFLDESHQMIGQLGGMYNGDRARKTTLVEYGFRLPSALDNRPLKLEEFETRMRQCIFVSATPAQYEKDHAGNVVEQLVRPTGLIDPEVEVRPATHQVDDVLGEIRVRVDKNERVLITTLTKRMAEQLTDYLGDNGVKVRYLHSDVDTVERVEILRDLRLGTFDVLVGINLLREGLDIPEVSLVAILDADKEGFLRAERSLIQTIGRAARNLNGKAILYADRMTDSMKKAIDETERRRARQIAHNEANGITPRSIVKQVRDLIDGVYSEKTGKEMAKLDLERAKVEDMSEKDIAREIKRLEKQMLEHARNLEFEKAARVRDQLALLREQAFGAAGGDNIAL is encoded by the coding sequence ATGCCAGACAACAACGAAGCCATAGCAGACCTGAAGAAAGTGGACCCGATCGGGCCCGCGAAACAGGGTGAATTCATCAGGTACCCGGACTCCCCGTTCGAGCTCTTCCAGCCCTATCCGCCCGCGGGCGACCAGCCCAAGGCCATCGAAGGGCTGGTCGAAGGCGTGATCGACGGCGAAGTGTTCCAGACCCTGCTGGGCGTGACCGGCTCGGGCAAGACCTTCACCATGGCCAACGTGATCGCGCGGCTGGGCCGCCCGGCCATCGTATTCGCGCCCAACAAGACGCTGGCGGCGCAGCTCTACAGCGAGTTCCGCGAGTTCTTCCCGAAGAACGCCGTCGAGTACTTCGTGAGCTACTACGACTACTACCAGCCCGAGGCCTATGTGCCCCAGCGCGACCTGTTCATCGAGAAGGATTCCTCGATCAACGAGCACATCGAGCAGATGCGGCTGTCGGCCACCAAGAGCGTGCTGGAGCGGCGCGACACGGTCATCGTGGCCACGGTGAGCGCCATCTACGGCATCGGCACGCCCGAGGACTACATGGAAATGCGGCTGATTGCCCGCGTCGGCGACAAGGTCGGGCAGCGTGACCTGATTTCCCGGCTGATCCGCATGCAGTACCTGCGCAACGAGCAGGACTTTGCCCGCGGCACCTTCCGCGTGCGCGGCGACACCATCGACGTGTTTCCGGCGGAGCACAGCGAACTGGCGATCCGTTTCGAACTGTTCGACGACGAAATCGAGTCGCTGCAGCTGTTCGATCCGCTGACCGGGCGCGTCCGGCAGAAGGTGCCGCGCTTCACGGTGTACCCGTCGAGCCACTATGTGACGCCCCGCGACAAGGTCATGGCGGCGGTCGAGACCATCAAGATCGAGCTGAGCGAGCGGCTCAAGGAGCTGGTGAGCGCGGGCAAGCTGGTCGAGGCGCAGCGGCTGGAGCAGCGCACCCGCTTCGACCTCGAGATGCTGGCCGAAATCGGCCACTGCAAGGGCATCGAGAACTACACGCGCCACCTGTCGGGCGCCGCGCCCGGCGATCCGCCGGCCACGCTGACCGACTACCTGCCTAAGGACGCGCTCATGTTCCTCGACGAGAGCCACCAGATGATCGGCCAGCTCGGCGGCATGTACAACGGTGACCGGGCGCGCAAGACCACGCTGGTCGAATACGGCTTCCGCCTGCCGAGTGCGTTGGACAACCGGCCGCTCAAGCTCGAGGAGTTCGAGACGCGCATGCGCCAGTGCATCTTCGTGTCGGCCACGCCGGCGCAGTACGAGAAGGACCATGCCGGCAATGTGGTCGAACAGCTGGTGCGGCCCACCGGCCTGATCGACCCCGAAGTCGAGGTTCGGCCCGCCACCCACCAGGTGGACGACGTTCTGGGCGAAATCCGCGTGCGCGTGGACAAGAACGAACGCGTGCTCATCACCACGCTGACCAAGCGCATGGCCGAGCAGCTGACCGACTACCTGGGCGACAACGGCGTGAAGGTGCGCTACCTGCACAGCGACGTCGACACGGTTGAGCGGGTGGAGATATTGCGCGACCTGCGCCTGGGCACCTTCGACGTGCTGGTGGGCATCAACCTGCTGCGCGAGGGGCTGGATATTCCGGAGGTTTCGCTGGTGGCGATCCTCGATGCCGACAAGGAAGGCTTCCTGCGCGCCGAGCGCTCGCTGATCCAGACCATCGGCCGGGCGGCGCGCAACCTGAACGGCAAGGCCATTCTTTACGCCGACCGCATGACCGATTCGATGAAGAAGGCCATCGACGAGACCGAGCGCCGCCGCGCCCGGCAGATTGCGCACAACGAGGCGAACGGCATCACGCCGCGCAGCATCGTCAAGCAGGTGCGTGACCTGATCGACGGGGTCTACAGCGAGAAAACGGGCAAGGAAATGGCCAAGCTCGACCTGGAACGCGCCAAGGTCGAGGACATGAGCGAAAAGGACATCGCACGGGAAATCAAGCGGCTGGAAAAGCAGATGCTGGAGCACGCCCGGAACCTCGAATTCGAGAAGGCGGCCCGCGTACGCGACCAGCTGGCGCTGCTGCGCGAACAGGCTTTCGGGGCTGCCGGCGGGGACAACATCGCGCTCTAG
- the iscR gene encoding Fe-S cluster assembly transcriptional regulator IscR produces the protein MRLTTKGRFAVTAMIDLALRQNTGPVTLAAISQRQQISLSYLEQLFGKLRRHELVESTRGPGGGYSLGRKAADITVADIIVSVDEPIDATQCGGKENCLGEAGRCMTHELWASLNQRMVEFLDSVTLQKLVDDQIAKGVQIENKPVVKRAISAQPVVKPIRVNAPNSVFALGNAFAKS, from the coding sequence ATGCGTCTCACTACCAAAGGCCGTTTTGCGGTCACGGCAATGATCGATCTGGCGTTGCGTCAGAACACCGGTCCGGTCACGCTGGCCGCAATCAGCCAACGGCAGCAGATTTCGCTGTCCTACCTCGAACAGCTGTTCGGCAAGCTGCGCCGTCATGAACTGGTCGAATCGACCCGCGGCCCCGGTGGCGGTTACAGCCTCGGCCGCAAGGCTGCCGATATCACGGTCGCCGACATCATTGTTTCCGTCGATGAGCCCATCGACGCCACCCAGTGCGGCGGCAAGGAAAACTGCCTGGGCGAAGCCGGCCGCTGCATGACGCACGAGCTCTGGGCCTCGCTGAACCAGCGCATGGTCGAGTTCCTCGACTCCGTCACCTTGCAGAAGCTGGTCGACGACCAGATCGCCAAGGGCGTGCAGATCGAGAACAAGCCCGTCGTCAAGCGCGCCATCTCGGCCCAGCCGGTGGTCAAGCCGATTCGCGTGAATGCGCCGAACTCGGTGTTCGCTCTCGGCAACGCCTTCGCGAAGTCCTGA
- a CDS encoding IscS subfamily cysteine desulfurase, with amino-acid sequence MDVTPHFPIYLDYGATTPVDPRVVDAMIPWLREHFGNPASRSHAWGWEAEEAVEKARGQVAELINADPREIVWTSGATESINLALKGAAQFYKGKGKHLITLKTEHKAVLDTMRELERQGFEVTYLDVEENGLVDLEKFKAAIRPDTILASVLFVNNEIGVIQDVVALGNACREKGVIFHVDSAQATGKIDIDITKLPIDLMSLASHKTYGPKGIGALYVRRKPRIRLEAQMHGGGHERGMRSGTLPTHQIVGMGEAYRIAKLEMHKDIEHARRLQKRLLDGLKDVEQVFINGDLEHRVPHNLNMSFNYVEGESLIMGIKGLAVSSGSACTSASLEPSYVLRALGRSDELAHSSLRMTIGRFTTEEEIDYAISTIKHNVAKLRELSPLWEMFQDGVDISTIQWSAH; translated from the coding sequence ATGGACGTAACTCCTCATTTCCCGATCTATCTCGATTACGGCGCCACCACGCCGGTCGACCCGCGCGTGGTCGACGCCATGATTCCCTGGTTGCGCGAGCACTTCGGCAACCCGGCATCGCGCAGCCACGCCTGGGGCTGGGAAGCGGAAGAGGCTGTCGAGAAGGCGCGCGGCCAGGTGGCCGAACTGATCAATGCCGATCCGCGCGAAATTGTCTGGACATCGGGTGCCACCGAATCGATCAACCTCGCGCTCAAGGGCGCTGCCCAGTTCTACAAGGGCAAGGGCAAGCACCTGATCACGCTGAAGACCGAGCACAAGGCCGTGCTCGACACCATGCGCGAGCTGGAACGCCAAGGCTTCGAGGTGACCTACCTCGACGTCGAGGAAAACGGCCTCGTCGACCTCGAGAAGTTCAAGGCGGCCATTCGCCCCGACACCATCCTGGCCAGCGTGCTCTTCGTGAACAACGAAATCGGTGTGATCCAGGACGTGGTCGCGCTGGGCAACGCGTGCCGCGAAAAGGGCGTGATCTTCCACGTCGACTCGGCCCAGGCCACCGGCAAGATCGACATCGACATCACGAAGCTGCCCATCGACCTGATGAGCCTGGCTTCGCACAAGACCTACGGCCCGAAGGGCATCGGCGCGCTGTACGTGCGCCGCAAGCCGCGCATCCGCCTCGAAGCGCAGATGCATGGTGGTGGCCATGAGCGCGGCATGCGTTCGGGCACGCTGCCCACGCACCAGATCGTCGGCATGGGCGAGGCCTATCGCATCGCCAAGCTCGAGATGCACAAGGACATCGAACACGCACGCCGCCTGCAGAAGCGTCTGCTCGACGGGCTGAAAGACGTGGAACAGGTGTTCATCAACGGCGACCTCGAACACCGCGTGCCGCACAACCTGAACATGAGCTTCAACTACGTCGAAGGCGAGTCGCTGATCATGGGCATCAAGGGCCTGGCGGTGTCGTCGGGCTCGGCCTGCACCTCGGCCAGCCTCGAGCCCAGCTACGTGCTGCGCGCCCTGGGCCGCAGCGACGAACTGGCGCACAGCAGCCTTCGCATGACCATCGGCCGTTTCACGACCGAAGAAGAAATCGACTACGCCATCTCGACCATCAAGCACAACGTTGCCAAGCTGCGCGAGCTGAGCCCCCTGTGGGAGATGTTCCAGGACGGCGTCGACATCAGCACGATCCAGTGGTCGGCCCACTGA
- the iscU gene encoding Fe-S cluster assembly scaffold IscU, protein MAYSSKVIDHYENPRNVGSFEKGDDSVGTGMVGAPACGDVMKLQIKVNPETGVIEDARFKTYGCGSAIASSSLVTEWVKGKTLDEAAALKNAQIAEELALPPVKIHCSILAEDAIKAAVSDYKAKHGVKTESAAAEAVH, encoded by the coding sequence ATGGCATATTCTTCCAAGGTCATCGACCACTACGAAAATCCCCGCAACGTCGGCTCCTTCGAAAAGGGCGACGACTCGGTAGGCACCGGCATGGTCGGCGCACCGGCCTGCGGCGACGTGATGAAGCTGCAGATCAAGGTCAACCCGGAAACCGGCGTGATCGAAGACGCCCGCTTCAAGACCTATGGCTGCGGCTCGGCCATCGCGTCGTCGTCGCTCGTGACCGAATGGGTCAAGGGCAAGACGCTCGACGAAGCGGCTGCGCTCAAGAACGCGCAGATCGCCGAAGAACTGGCCCTGCCGCCCGTGAAGATCCACTGCTCCATCCTGGCCGAAGACGCGATCAAGGCCGCCGTGAGCGATTACAAGGCCAAGCACGGCGTCAAGACCGAATCCGCTGCTGCCGAAGCTGTCCACTGA
- the iscA gene encoding iron-sulfur cluster assembly protein IscA yields MAVTLTEAAARHVTRYLGKRGKGVGVRLGVKTTGCSGLAYKLEYVDELAPEDVVFEDHGVKVLVDPKSLAYIDGTQLDFVREGLNEGFKFINPNERDRCGCGESFRI; encoded by the coding sequence ATGGCCGTCACGCTGACCGAAGCCGCTGCGCGACACGTCACCCGCTACCTCGGCAAACGGGGCAAGGGCGTGGGTGTGCGGCTGGGCGTGAAGACCACGGGTTGCTCAGGCCTGGCCTACAAGCTCGAGTACGTGGACGAACTGGCGCCCGAAGACGTGGTGTTCGAAGACCACGGCGTGAAGGTGCTGGTCGACCCGAAGAGCCTGGCCTACATCGACGGCACGCAACTCGACTTCGTGCGCGAAGGCCTGAATGAGGGCTTCAAGTTCATCAACCCCAACGAACGCGACCGCTGCGGTTGTGGGGAAAGTTTTCGCATCTGA
- the hscB gene encoding Fe-S protein assembly co-chaperone HscB, with protein sequence MNLNDTDFQLFAVPATFAQDRAVLDARWKELQREAHPDRFAAQGAAAQRVAMQWSVRINEAYQRLKDPIRRASYICEMQGAPLNAENNTAMPAEFLMQQMEWREALDDVESIASLEKLQAEVEAGRARALSSLDWLIDEKGDYPAAAQQVRALMFIERFGQDVEAKFDQLGQ encoded by the coding sequence ATGAACCTGAACGACACCGACTTTCAACTGTTCGCCGTCCCGGCGACTTTCGCGCAGGACCGCGCCGTGCTCGACGCGCGCTGGAAAGAGCTGCAGCGCGAAGCCCACCCGGACCGCTTTGCCGCACAGGGCGCCGCGGCGCAGCGCGTGGCCATGCAGTGGTCGGTGCGCATCAACGAGGCCTACCAGCGCCTGAAGGACCCGATCCGCCGCGCCAGCTACATCTGCGAGATGCAGGGCGCACCGCTGAATGCCGAGAACAACACGGCGATGCCGGCGGAGTTCCTCATGCAGCAGATGGAGTGGCGCGAGGCGCTCGACGATGTCGAAAGCATCGCTTCGCTCGAGAAGCTCCAGGCGGAGGTCGAGGCCGGCCGCGCGCGCGCGCTGTCGTCGCTCGACTGGCTGATCGACGAGAAGGGCGACTACCCCGCCGCCGCGCAGCAGGTGAGAGCCCTCATGTTCATTGAGCGCTTCGGACAGGACGTCGAAGCCAAGTTCGATCAGTTGGGACAATAG
- the hscA gene encoding Fe-S protein assembly chaperone HscA translates to MALLQISEPGQAPDPHQRRIAVGIDLGTTHSLVASVRNGVAECLPDDQGRVLLPSAVRYLEGDRRQIGFDAVAARAQDPANTITSVKRLMGRGLADIANRDAMSYRIGSGDGGMVKVQTLAGEKSPVEISAEILATLRYRAQDTFDDDELYGAVITVPAYFDEGQRQATKDAAQLAGLNVLRLISEPTAAAIAYGLDNASEGVYAVYDLGGGTFDISILRLTQGVFEVIATGGDSALGGDDYDHALADFVLAQTGLQAVSDADKAALLVAARAAKEALTDSPSTIFKADVAGKTLSFELAREQFYAATQPLTDRTIAAVRKALRDAKLKPEELQGIVLVGGSTRMPQVRRAVADFFGREPLVNLNPDEVVALGAAIQANQLAGNNGAGELLLLDVIPLSLGIETMGGLVERIVPRNQTIPTAMAQDFTTYQDGQTALALHVVQGERDLVSDCRSLARFTLRGIPPMAAGAARIRVTFTVDADGLLSVSAKEQGSGVEASVAVKPSYGLSDDQIATMLQESFSTAQQDMQARALVEARVDADRMLLATQSALDADGDLLNGEERAIIDASMLQLREAAKSSNDAAAIEAATKKLADDTEAFAAQRMNAGIARALAGRKVESL, encoded by the coding sequence ATGGCTCTTCTTCAGATTTCCGAACCCGGCCAGGCGCCCGATCCGCATCAGCGCCGCATCGCCGTGGGCATCGACCTGGGTACGACGCATTCGCTGGTGGCCTCGGTGCGCAACGGCGTGGCCGAATGCCTGCCCGACGACCAGGGACGCGTGCTGCTGCCCTCGGCCGTGCGCTACCTCGAAGGCGACCGCCGCCAGATCGGCTTCGATGCCGTGGCCGCGCGCGCGCAGGACCCCGCCAACACCATCACTTCCGTGAAGCGGCTCATGGGCCGCGGCCTGGCCGACATCGCGAACCGCGATGCCATGTCGTACCGCATCGGCAGCGGCGACGGCGGCATGGTGAAGGTGCAGACGCTGGCTGGCGAGAAGTCGCCGGTCGAGATCAGCGCCGAGATCCTGGCCACGCTGCGCTACCGTGCACAGGACACCTTCGACGACGACGAACTGTATGGCGCCGTCATCACCGTGCCCGCGTACTTCGACGAAGGCCAGCGCCAGGCGACCAAGGATGCCGCGCAACTCGCCGGCCTGAACGTGCTGCGCCTGATCAGCGAACCCACGGCCGCGGCCATCGCCTACGGGCTCGACAACGCGAGCGAAGGCGTCTACGCGGTCTACGACCTGGGCGGCGGCACTTTCGACATCTCGATCCTGCGGCTCACGCAGGGCGTGTTCGAAGTGATTGCCACGGGTGGCGACTCGGCCCTCGGCGGCGACGACTACGACCATGCGCTCGCCGACTTCGTGCTCGCGCAGACCGGCCTGCAAGCCGTCAGCGACGCCGACAAGGCCGCATTGCTCGTGGCCGCGCGGGCAGCGAAAGAGGCGCTGACCGATTCGCCGTCGACCATCTTCAAGGCCGATGTCGCAGGCAAGACCCTCTCCTTCGAGCTGGCCCGCGAGCAGTTCTACGCCGCCACGCAGCCACTCACCGACCGCACCATCGCCGCCGTCCGCAAGGCTCTGCGCGACGCGAAGCTCAAGCCTGAAGAACTGCAAGGCATCGTGCTCGTTGGCGGCTCGACCCGCATGCCGCAGGTGCGCCGCGCCGTCGCCGATTTCTTCGGCCGCGAACCGCTGGTCAACCTGAACCCCGACGAAGTCGTGGCCCTCGGTGCCGCCATCCAGGCGAACCAGCTGGCCGGCAACAACGGCGCGGGCGAACTGCTGCTGCTCGACGTGATCCCGCTTTCGCTCGGCATCGAGACCATGGGTGGCCTGGTCGAGCGCATCGTGCCGCGCAACCAGACCATTCCCACCGCGATGGCGCAGGACTTCACCACCTACCAGGACGGCCAGACCGCACTGGCGCTGCACGTGGTGCAGGGCGAGCGCGATCTCGTCTCCGACTGCCGCAGCCTCGCGCGCTTCACGCTGCGCGGCATTCCGCCGATGGCCGCGGGCGCCGCGCGCATCCGCGTGACCTTCACCGTCGATGCCGACGGCCTGCTGAGCGTGAGCGCAAAAGAGCAGGGCAGCGGCGTCGAGGCCAGCGTGGCGGTCAAGCCGTCTTACGGCCTGTCGGACGACCAGATCGCGACGATGCTGCAGGAAAGCTTCTCCACCGCGCAGCAGGACATGCAGGCCCGTGCGCTGGTCGAGGCACGCGTCGATGCCGACCGCATGCTGCTTGCCACGCAGAGCGCGCTCGATGCCGATGGCGACCTGCTGAACGGCGAGGAGCGCGCGATCATCGATGCTTCGATGCTGCAATTGCGCGAAGCCGCCAAGAGCAGCAACGACGCCGCCGCCATCGAGGCCGCAACCAAGAAGCTGGCCGACGACACCGAAGCCTTTGCCGCACAGCGCATGAACGCGGGCATTGCGCGCGCACTTGCCGGCCGCAAGGTCGAATCTCTCTAG
- the fdx gene encoding ISC system 2Fe-2S type ferredoxin, with protein sequence MPTIKIYPHPEYCPQGAEITAPAGTSICEALLDNDINIEHACEMSCACTTCHVIVREGFSSLNEAEEGEEDLLDRAWGLEPQSRLSCQSILAQENVTIEIPKYSINHAKENH encoded by the coding sequence ATGCCCACGATCAAGATCTATCCGCATCCCGAGTACTGCCCGCAAGGCGCCGAAATCACCGCGCCCGCCGGCACCTCGATCTGCGAGGCGCTGCTCGACAACGACATCAATATCGAGCACGCCTGCGAGATGAGCTGCGCCTGCACCACCTGCCACGTCATCGTGCGCGAGGGCTTCAGCTCGCTGAACGAAGCGGAAGAGGGCGAGGAAGACCTGCTCGACCGCGCCTGGGGCCTGGAGCCGCAATCGCGGCTGAGTTGCCAATCGATCCTGGCGCAGGAAAATGTGACCATCGAGATTCCGAAGTACTCGATCAACCACGCCAAGGAAAACCACTGA